In Methanothermococcus thermolithotrophicus DSM 2095, one DNA window encodes the following:
- a CDS encoding DUF4855 domain-containing protein, which yields MGDDSYTITWKVALFYYAGALTPTSQIPDFINEFNGVVILTNDEGESANKDALIDIVERFWEYKPGYQIIVEVPNPSGTCTYEEMKSWIDKIEERVADKVGGYYFVPEGAWTMLNASGCIDNVKKAVNYVKNTLNKFAIWIPVGDISNIEGSFNNMDLCQNLIGFTNIAPQPHYYMTKDSEMDFNKLIEFMQECKNRGWGVEFECDKTVLGNIENCGCKYKNICIRRAANYYCALNKVGNVKYIYHYFSNDIECYRMVKRHYEEHPCPNDGYSTC from the coding sequence ATGGGAGATGATTCTTACACTATAACATGGAAAGTTGCTTTATTTTATTATGCAGGAGCCCTTACGCCTACAAGTCAAATACCAGATTTTATCAATGAATTTAACGGGGTTGTAATATTAACCAATGATGAAGGGGAATCTGCAAATAAAGATGCACTCATAGATATAGTTGAAAGATTTTGGGAATATAAACCTGGGTATCAAATAATAGTTGAAGTTCCGAATCCTTCTGGGACTTGCACCTATGAGGAAATGAAAAGCTGGATTGACAAAATAGAAGAAAGAGTAGCAGACAAAGTTGGAGGCTATTATTTTGTTCCTGAAGGAGCCTGGACTATGCTGAATGCATCTGGGTGTATAGATAATGTGAAAAAAGCTGTGAATTATGTTAAAAATACATTAAATAAATTTGCCATATGGATACCTGTTGGAGATATTAGTAATATTGAAGGAAGTTTTAATAATATGGATTTATGTCAAAATCTAATAGGTTTTACAAATATAGCTCCACAACCTCATTATTATATGACAAAAGATTCTGAAATGGATTTTAACAAATTGATTGAATTTATGCAAGAGTGTAAAAATAGAGGTTGGGGCGTAGAGTTTGAATGCGATAAAACAGTGTTAGGAAATATTGAAAACTGCGGATGTAAATATAAAAATATATGCATTAGAAGAGCGGCTAATTATTATTGTGCATTGAATAAAGTTGGAAATGTTAAGTATATTTATCACTACTTTAGTAACGATATAGAATGTTATAGGATGGTAAAAAGACACTACGAAGAACATCCATGTCCAAACGATGGATATTCGACATGTTAA